CATCGTTCTTGCATCTTTGGCAGAGACCCCACCTGCAAATTTGATGGATGTGTTGGCGGCAAAACTGTCTGCCAAAGCTGGTGAGAGCTGGCCCATATATTGATGCGCCAGCACCATGCCCACATTGTATTTGCGTGCTTGGCTTAGGATGGTGGACACATTGGCGTCCAGATAGTCAGCGGCTTCGTCGATATACACAAATGTCGGGGTGCGAGCGTTGTTTGGCAATACAGCACGCTCTTGGGCTGCTTGGGCGATGAGTGCGATGAAGAAGCGACCAAAGATTTCTGTGCCGCTTTCTTTAAGCAAGTCTTTGGCGGTGTTGATGAGGATGACTTTGCCTGCGTTCATCTCGTGGAACAAATCAAGTTTGGACTGAGGATGTGAGAACATCCGTTCAAAGGTCTGGTTTTCAAGGATGCCCCATAGTCTGCGCAAAACTTGCCGCTTGGTTTGTTCAAATTCGCGGCTGGTAAATTCTGTTTCAAAGAAGTGCTTGGCGCTACCTGTAAGCTTGGCAATGTCATCTGCAAACTTGATGTGTGCGTCTGGTTCCATTAACTCCCTGAGGGTATGAATGGTGGCATTCGGGATGTGCAGCATCAACCGCGTGACATAGCGAAAGATGACTGATTGCTTTTGCGTCATTTGTGCATCAAGCAGGGTGCCCAACACAAAATCATACAGTTCTAAAATGGAATTGGTCAGCCGTTCGCGTTCTAAGGGCGCATAGCCTGAGAGACGGTCTTGTCCCACGTCAAACAGATTGAGCGAGACAGGATATTCAACATCAGTCGGGTCAATGATGACAATACGGTCATGCAGTTCGCCGCCCTCGGCAAAGACCGCAAGATTGGATATATTGCGGATAAGGTCGCCTTGAGAGTCGAGTATAATAATTGACCGCTCACCGCGCATTACGGACCGCAAGTCATTGGCGATGAGATATTGCAGGGTTTGTGTCTTGCCATGCCCAGAACCCGCTAGAATATGATGATGTTCAAAGCGGGTTTTGGTGGGAATGGTGAAGTTCAACTTGCCCGAAAACAGGTCAGCAAGTGGAGTACCACCCACATAGGTCTGCACCAGTTCGTTCGCGTCTTTGATGTCTGTCTTGTT
This is a stretch of genomic DNA from Cognatishimia activa. It encodes these proteins:
- a CDS encoding type IV secretory system conjugative DNA transfer family protein, whose amino-acid sequence is MVFDLGPRIHAMLSGMGQSKEGRELRTLYEEVAALFEQHGVADEAGRIAVAKRIITEVAERMAVQDDADRVQSIFHFVMGLIKFENLFELPFVEEKPKLPTAKVWEIKTLLERQKVLASNFDLVLERLTDLATACFNRLWASVPESSTDDGLRVQSELIHNISDLGGLVHELAGFVFHDDFKELGIFEDLTSTLEVKLILASGGNPHDPSAFNRAPKYANKTDIKDANELVQTYVGGTPLADLFSGKLNFTIPTKTRFEHHHILAGSGHGKTQTLQYLIANDLRSVMRGERSIIILDSQGDLIRNISNLAVFAEGGELHDRIVIIDPTDVEYPVSLNLFDVGQDRLSGYAPLERERLTNSILELYDFVLGTLLDAQMTQKQSVIFRYVTRLMLHIPNATIHTLRELMEPDAHIKFADDIAKLTGSAKHFFETEFTSREFEQTKRQVLRRLWGILENQTFERMFSHPQSKLDLFHEMNAGKVILINTAKDLLKESGTEIFGRFFIALIAQAAQERAVLPNNARTPTFVYIDEAADYLDANVSTILSQARKYNVGMVLAHQYMGQLSPALADSFAANTSIKFAGGVSAKDARTMAAQMYCEPSLIERQGKGSFASHIRGVTKQAVPLQFPFGLMEKLPQMTATERQVLQKRMRANHAVHYSELAQGGETKGTEDVDDQDPDEPTPYW